Proteins encoded by one window of Anopheles maculipalpis chromosome 2RL, idAnoMacuDA_375_x, whole genome shotgun sequence:
- the LOC126557134 gene encoding protein RUFY3 isoform X2, whose amino-acid sequence MRALGIAQPNNHHQTTVASTTTSSTTASNVGSVGASTGGSTTGINGKNGNGDGHHHGPGSTLITLPRAIPAGTGGTNGGDGHRSGGQLRTVAGVAGGCSVSDTAAQDTIYLCNFRVTVDGEWLCLKELQDLDIKDGQPGGGGCGGGADALGGGGGGAAGGTSDCNALNSFARDPASIERSNLVKICKLVVKELLEQSLRFGRMLDSDHLPLQHFFIVLEHVLRHGLKPKKGLLGPKKELWDILQSVERYCVEAMDITSSVRDLPTVRTHMGRARAWLRLALMQKKLADYLQVLVEHRDDSLAEYYEPHALMMSDEIIIIVGILVGLNVIDCNLCVKEEDLDSQQGVIDFSLYLRSSSRNSPDEENNGGVGAGIDDSATGAMTAVLDQKNYIEELNRHLNATVANLQAKVESLTTTNALMKEDLAIARNSLMALQAENAALRRASQHGHPIEDKTNVLDRFDPEMAETLAEERKKRQEIEKELDLQVSLKAETEMAMKLLEKDIHEKQDTIVSLRRQLEDIKSINLDMYRKLQECEASLKHKTELMSRMETQRESMASAISQLEKKYSSETASLNALQESSQALSLQVVASEQRAARAEADLRIEREWRTAMQEKEMAHKEVISELQLQLKQLSDDSKQLGKANVELEKLRSQWAEDQRTLEELGVQLSVSKLQISELKERATGSHHNHNGSDSNRDGDSLASSGGGGGGGGWTPDKVVSKCTGCEKEFSMTRRKHHCRNCGKIFCSSCSEHVAALATTDQQQTANGSKPVRVCDHCWEKLAAK is encoded by the exons ATGCGTGCGTTGGGCATTGCGCAGCCGAACAACCACCATCAAACGACGGtcgccagcaccaccacctcctccaccaccgccagcaATGTCGGCAGCGTCGGTGCATCGACCGGTGGCAGCACGACCGGGATCAACGGTAAGAACGGCAACGGAGATGGACACCATCACGGACCCGGTTCGACCCTGATCACGCTGCCCCGAGCCATTCCCGCCGGTACCGGTGGGACAAACGGTGGCGATGGACACCGCTCCGGCGGTCAGCTGCGAACGGTAGCGGGGGTGGCCGGCGGTTGCAGTGTCAGCGATACCGCCGCCCAGGACACAATCTATCTGTGCAACTTTCGCGTCACCGTCGACGGCGAATGGCTCTGCCTGAAGGAGCTGCAGGATCTCGATATCAAAGACGGCCAGCCGGGTGGTGGCGGCTGCGGCGGTGGGGCCGATGCGCTGGGCGGCGGCGGAGGGGGTGCAGCCGGAGGAACCAGTGACTGCAACGCACTCAATAGTTTCG CGCGCGATCCAGCCTCGATCGAGCGGAGCAACCTGGTGAAGATATGCAAGCTGGTGGTAAAGGAATTGCTGGAACAATCGTTGCGCTTTGGCCGCATGCTGGACTCGGACCACCTTCCGCTGCAGCACTTCTTCATCGTGCTGGAGCATGTGTTGCGGCATGGGCTAAAGCCGAAGAAGGGACTACTCGGCCCGAAAAAGGAGCTGTGGGACATTTTGCAAAGTGTCGAGCGATACTGCGTCGAAGCGATGGATATTACTTCCTCCGTGCGCGATCTGCCTACGGTGCGGACGCATATGGGCCGCGCTAGGGCCTGGTTGCGATTGGCACTGATGCAGAAAAAGCTGGCCGATTATCTGCAGGTGCTGGTCGAGCATCGGGACGATTCGCTGGCGGAATATTACGAACCGCACGCATTGATGATGAGTGATGAG ATCATAATCATCGTGGGCATTCTGGTGGGGCTGAATGTAATCGATTGCAACCTGTGCGTGAAAGAGGAAGATCTGGATTCACAGCAAGGTGTGATCGACTTTTCCCTGTACCTTCGGTCCAGCTCACGCAACAGCCCGGACGAGGAAAATAATGGTGGTGTTGGGGCTGGTATCGATGACAGTGCCACCGGTGCCATGACGGCCGTGTTGGACCAGAAGAATTACATCGAAGAACTAAATCGACATCTCAA TGCCACGGTCGCCAACTTACAAGCGAAGGTCGAATCACTCACCACGACCAACGCGCTCATGAAGGAAGATTTAGCGATCGCACGGAACAGCCTGATGGCACTGCAAGCGGAAAATGCAGCCCTTCGAAGGGCATCCCAGCACGGACACCCGATCGAGGATAAGACGAACGTACTGGATCGCTTTGATCCCGAAATGGCAGAAACACTGGCGGAGGAACGTAAAAAGCGACAGGAGATCGAGAAAGAACTGGACCTGCAA GTATCCCTTAAAGCGGAAACGGAAATGGCCATGAAGCTGCTAGAAAAGGATATACACGAAAAGCAGGATACGATCGTTTCATTACGCCGTCAGCTGGAGGACATCAAATCGATCAATCTTGACATGTACCGTAAGCTACAG GAGTGTGAGGCGTCGCTGAAGCACAAAACAGAGCTAATGTCGCGGATGGAAACGCAGCGCGAATCGATGGCAAGCGCGATATCGCAACTGGAAAAAAA ATACAGTTCGGAAACCGCCAGCCTAAACGCGCTCCAAGAATCGTCCCAGGCGTTATCGTTGCAAGTGGTCGCTAGCGAACAGAGGGCGGCACGTGCCGAAGCAGATTTGCGCATCGAACGCGAGTGGCGAACTGCTATGCAGGAAAAGGAGATGGCACATAAGGAAGTTATAAGCGAATTACAGCTACAGTTGAAACAGCTGTCGGATGATTCAAAG cAACTCGGAAAAGCCAACGTTGAGCTGGAAAAACTTCGCAGCCAATGGGCCGAAGATCAGCGCACGCTCGAGGAGCTCGGTGTACAGCTGAGTGTGAGCAAGCTGCAAATCTCGGAACTAAAGGAAAGGGCAACTGGCAGCCACCATAATCATAACGGCTCCGATAGCAACCGCGATGGTGACTCCTTGGCtagcagtggtggtggtggtggtggtggtggctggACACCGGATAAAGTCGTGTCGAAGTGTACGGGGTGTGAAAAAGAATTTAGCATGACACGTCGAAAACATCACTGCCGAAATTGTGGCAAAATATTCTGCTCGAGCTGTTCGGAGCATGTGGCCGCGTTGGCGACAACGGATCAGCAGCAAACGGCCAACGGAAGCAAACCGGTGCGCGTATGTGATCATTGTTGGGAAAAGTTGGCCGCTAAGTAA
- the LOC126557134 gene encoding RUN and FYVE domain-containing protein 2 isoform X4: MRALGIAQPNNHHQTTVASTTTSSTTASNVGSVGASTGGSTTGINARDPASIERSNLVKICKLVVKELLEQSLRFGRMLDSDHLPLQHFFIVLEHVLRHGLKPKKGLLGPKKELWDILQSVERYCVEAMDITSSVRDLPTVRTHMGRARAWLRLALMQKKLADYLQVLVEHRDDSLAEYYEPHALMMSDEIIIIVGILVGLNVIDCNLCVKEEDLDSQQGVIDFSLYLRSSSRNSPDEENNGGVGAGIDDSATGAMTAVLDQKNYIEELNRHLNATVANLQAKVESLTTTNALMKEDLAIARNSLMALQAENAALRRASQHGHPIEDKTNVLDRFDPEMAETLAEERKKRQEIEKELDLQVSLKAETEMAMKLLEKDIHEKQDTIVSLRRQLEDIKSINLDMYRKLQECEASLKHKTELMSRMETQRESMASAISQLEKKYSSETASLNALQESSQALSLQVVASEQRAARAEADLRIEREWRTAMQEKEMAHKEVISELQLQLKQLSDDSKQLGKANVELEKLRSQWAEDQRTLEELGVQLSVSKLQISELKERATGSHHNHNGSDSNRDGDSLASSGGGGGGGGWTPDKVVSKCTGCEKEFSMTRRKHHCRNCGKIFCSSCSEHVAALATTDQQQTANGSKPVRVCDHCWEKLAAK; the protein is encoded by the exons ATGCGTGCGTTGGGCATTGCGCAGCCGAACAACCACCATCAAACGACGGtcgccagcaccaccacctcctccaccaccgccagcaATGTCGGCAGCGTCGGTGCATCGACCGGTGGCAGCACGACCGGGATCAACG CGCGCGATCCAGCCTCGATCGAGCGGAGCAACCTGGTGAAGATATGCAAGCTGGTGGTAAAGGAATTGCTGGAACAATCGTTGCGCTTTGGCCGCATGCTGGACTCGGACCACCTTCCGCTGCAGCACTTCTTCATCGTGCTGGAGCATGTGTTGCGGCATGGGCTAAAGCCGAAGAAGGGACTACTCGGCCCGAAAAAGGAGCTGTGGGACATTTTGCAAAGTGTCGAGCGATACTGCGTCGAAGCGATGGATATTACTTCCTCCGTGCGCGATCTGCCTACGGTGCGGACGCATATGGGCCGCGCTAGGGCCTGGTTGCGATTGGCACTGATGCAGAAAAAGCTGGCCGATTATCTGCAGGTGCTGGTCGAGCATCGGGACGATTCGCTGGCGGAATATTACGAACCGCACGCATTGATGATGAGTGATGAG ATCATAATCATCGTGGGCATTCTGGTGGGGCTGAATGTAATCGATTGCAACCTGTGCGTGAAAGAGGAAGATCTGGATTCACAGCAAGGTGTGATCGACTTTTCCCTGTACCTTCGGTCCAGCTCACGCAACAGCCCGGACGAGGAAAATAATGGTGGTGTTGGGGCTGGTATCGATGACAGTGCCACCGGTGCCATGACGGCCGTGTTGGACCAGAAGAATTACATCGAAGAACTAAATCGACATCTCAA TGCCACGGTCGCCAACTTACAAGCGAAGGTCGAATCACTCACCACGACCAACGCGCTCATGAAGGAAGATTTAGCGATCGCACGGAACAGCCTGATGGCACTGCAAGCGGAAAATGCAGCCCTTCGAAGGGCATCCCAGCACGGACACCCGATCGAGGATAAGACGAACGTACTGGATCGCTTTGATCCCGAAATGGCAGAAACACTGGCGGAGGAACGTAAAAAGCGACAGGAGATCGAGAAAGAACTGGACCTGCAA GTATCCCTTAAAGCGGAAACGGAAATGGCCATGAAGCTGCTAGAAAAGGATATACACGAAAAGCAGGATACGATCGTTTCATTACGCCGTCAGCTGGAGGACATCAAATCGATCAATCTTGACATGTACCGTAAGCTACAG GAGTGTGAGGCGTCGCTGAAGCACAAAACAGAGCTAATGTCGCGGATGGAAACGCAGCGCGAATCGATGGCAAGCGCGATATCGCAACTGGAAAAAAA ATACAGTTCGGAAACCGCCAGCCTAAACGCGCTCCAAGAATCGTCCCAGGCGTTATCGTTGCAAGTGGTCGCTAGCGAACAGAGGGCGGCACGTGCCGAAGCAGATTTGCGCATCGAACGCGAGTGGCGAACTGCTATGCAGGAAAAGGAGATGGCACATAAGGAAGTTATAAGCGAATTACAGCTACAGTTGAAACAGCTGTCGGATGATTCAAAG cAACTCGGAAAAGCCAACGTTGAGCTGGAAAAACTTCGCAGCCAATGGGCCGAAGATCAGCGCACGCTCGAGGAGCTCGGTGTACAGCTGAGTGTGAGCAAGCTGCAAATCTCGGAACTAAAGGAAAGGGCAACTGGCAGCCACCATAATCATAACGGCTCCGATAGCAACCGCGATGGTGACTCCTTGGCtagcagtggtggtggtggtggtggtggtggctggACACCGGATAAAGTCGTGTCGAAGTGTACGGGGTGTGAAAAAGAATTTAGCATGACACGTCGAAAACATCACTGCCGAAATTGTGGCAAAATATTCTGCTCGAGCTGTTCGGAGCATGTGGCCGCGTTGGCGACAACGGATCAGCAGCAAACGGCCAACGGAAGCAAACCGGTGCGCGTATGTGATCATTGTTGGGAAAAGTTGGCCGCTAAGTAA
- the LOC126557134 gene encoding protein RUFY3 isoform X1, with translation MRALGIAQPNNHHQTTVASTTTSSTTASNVGSVGASTGGSTTGINGKNGNGDGHHHGPGSTLITLPRAIPAGTGGTNGGDGHRSGGQLRTVAGVAGGCSVSDTAAQDTIYLCNFRVTVDGEWLCLKELQDLDIKDGQPGGGGCGGGADALGGGGGGAAGGTSDCNALNSFGIIENVKCEEKIIERDWVNYYSRDPASIERSNLVKICKLVVKELLEQSLRFGRMLDSDHLPLQHFFIVLEHVLRHGLKPKKGLLGPKKELWDILQSVERYCVEAMDITSSVRDLPTVRTHMGRARAWLRLALMQKKLADYLQVLVEHRDDSLAEYYEPHALMMSDEIIIIVGILVGLNVIDCNLCVKEEDLDSQQGVIDFSLYLRSSSRNSPDEENNGGVGAGIDDSATGAMTAVLDQKNYIEELNRHLNATVANLQAKVESLTTTNALMKEDLAIARNSLMALQAENAALRRASQHGHPIEDKTNVLDRFDPEMAETLAEERKKRQEIEKELDLQVSLKAETEMAMKLLEKDIHEKQDTIVSLRRQLEDIKSINLDMYRKLQECEASLKHKTELMSRMETQRESMASAISQLEKKYSSETASLNALQESSQALSLQVVASEQRAARAEADLRIEREWRTAMQEKEMAHKEVISELQLQLKQLSDDSKQLGKANVELEKLRSQWAEDQRTLEELGVQLSVSKLQISELKERATGSHHNHNGSDSNRDGDSLASSGGGGGGGGWTPDKVVSKCTGCEKEFSMTRRKHHCRNCGKIFCSSCSEHVAALATTDQQQTANGSKPVRVCDHCWEKLAAK, from the exons ATGCGTGCGTTGGGCATTGCGCAGCCGAACAACCACCATCAAACGACGGtcgccagcaccaccacctcctccaccaccgccagcaATGTCGGCAGCGTCGGTGCATCGACCGGTGGCAGCACGACCGGGATCAACGGTAAGAACGGCAACGGAGATGGACACCATCACGGACCCGGTTCGACCCTGATCACGCTGCCCCGAGCCATTCCCGCCGGTACCGGTGGGACAAACGGTGGCGATGGACACCGCTCCGGCGGTCAGCTGCGAACGGTAGCGGGGGTGGCCGGCGGTTGCAGTGTCAGCGATACCGCCGCCCAGGACACAATCTATCTGTGCAACTTTCGCGTCACCGTCGACGGCGAATGGCTCTGCCTGAAGGAGCTGCAGGATCTCGATATCAAAGACGGCCAGCCGGGTGGTGGCGGCTGCGGCGGTGGGGCCGATGCGCTGGGCGGCGGCGGAGGGGGTGCAGCCGGAGGAACCAGTGACTGCAACGCACTCAATAGTTTCGGTATAATTGAGAACGTAAAATGCGAAGAGAAGATTATCGAGCGCGATTGGGTTAACTACTACT CGCGCGATCCAGCCTCGATCGAGCGGAGCAACCTGGTGAAGATATGCAAGCTGGTGGTAAAGGAATTGCTGGAACAATCGTTGCGCTTTGGCCGCATGCTGGACTCGGACCACCTTCCGCTGCAGCACTTCTTCATCGTGCTGGAGCATGTGTTGCGGCATGGGCTAAAGCCGAAGAAGGGACTACTCGGCCCGAAAAAGGAGCTGTGGGACATTTTGCAAAGTGTCGAGCGATACTGCGTCGAAGCGATGGATATTACTTCCTCCGTGCGCGATCTGCCTACGGTGCGGACGCATATGGGCCGCGCTAGGGCCTGGTTGCGATTGGCACTGATGCAGAAAAAGCTGGCCGATTATCTGCAGGTGCTGGTCGAGCATCGGGACGATTCGCTGGCGGAATATTACGAACCGCACGCATTGATGATGAGTGATGAG ATCATAATCATCGTGGGCATTCTGGTGGGGCTGAATGTAATCGATTGCAACCTGTGCGTGAAAGAGGAAGATCTGGATTCACAGCAAGGTGTGATCGACTTTTCCCTGTACCTTCGGTCCAGCTCACGCAACAGCCCGGACGAGGAAAATAATGGTGGTGTTGGGGCTGGTATCGATGACAGTGCCACCGGTGCCATGACGGCCGTGTTGGACCAGAAGAATTACATCGAAGAACTAAATCGACATCTCAA TGCCACGGTCGCCAACTTACAAGCGAAGGTCGAATCACTCACCACGACCAACGCGCTCATGAAGGAAGATTTAGCGATCGCACGGAACAGCCTGATGGCACTGCAAGCGGAAAATGCAGCCCTTCGAAGGGCATCCCAGCACGGACACCCGATCGAGGATAAGACGAACGTACTGGATCGCTTTGATCCCGAAATGGCAGAAACACTGGCGGAGGAACGTAAAAAGCGACAGGAGATCGAGAAAGAACTGGACCTGCAA GTATCCCTTAAAGCGGAAACGGAAATGGCCATGAAGCTGCTAGAAAAGGATATACACGAAAAGCAGGATACGATCGTTTCATTACGCCGTCAGCTGGAGGACATCAAATCGATCAATCTTGACATGTACCGTAAGCTACAG GAGTGTGAGGCGTCGCTGAAGCACAAAACAGAGCTAATGTCGCGGATGGAAACGCAGCGCGAATCGATGGCAAGCGCGATATCGCAACTGGAAAAAAA ATACAGTTCGGAAACCGCCAGCCTAAACGCGCTCCAAGAATCGTCCCAGGCGTTATCGTTGCAAGTGGTCGCTAGCGAACAGAGGGCGGCACGTGCCGAAGCAGATTTGCGCATCGAACGCGAGTGGCGAACTGCTATGCAGGAAAAGGAGATGGCACATAAGGAAGTTATAAGCGAATTACAGCTACAGTTGAAACAGCTGTCGGATGATTCAAAG cAACTCGGAAAAGCCAACGTTGAGCTGGAAAAACTTCGCAGCCAATGGGCCGAAGATCAGCGCACGCTCGAGGAGCTCGGTGTACAGCTGAGTGTGAGCAAGCTGCAAATCTCGGAACTAAAGGAAAGGGCAACTGGCAGCCACCATAATCATAACGGCTCCGATAGCAACCGCGATGGTGACTCCTTGGCtagcagtggtggtggtggtggtggtggtggctggACACCGGATAAAGTCGTGTCGAAGTGTACGGGGTGTGAAAAAGAATTTAGCATGACACGTCGAAAACATCACTGCCGAAATTGTGGCAAAATATTCTGCTCGAGCTGTTCGGAGCATGTGGCCGCGTTGGCGACAACGGATCAGCAGCAAACGGCCAACGGAAGCAAACCGGTGCGCGTATGTGATCATTGTTGGGAAAAGTTGGCCGCTAAGTAA
- the LOC126558560 gene encoding ATPase H(+)-transporting accessory protein 2: MLRAISLLFALIAAANCDQLSVLYAPKSVEFSGNSRLDSEALPEVFGAALGYSVNLPTEWDGMIIKDPFNTANGAVVVVAEGLESVAVEGVKNYQLDGNTGSIALSELIQKSADHQGVSFEVDLKESSDNFATPLGTVQPDDEEVKPQHLKPKSNKADSDFLRQIAFLNGLSDLLVTSTDRIPTVHIVRVSFEALVAAHEPNSPALEEAKKLFVNALAGLETASEKAFDGAVIVGLVTASEGQLVVRSKRQAQQPKQEETDENPMNLADKYNSNYPVIFNIILWFSVVLVFSLLAISIVIGTMDPGRDSIIYRMTSTRMKKDN; encoded by the exons ATGTTGCGGGCGATTTCCCTTCTATTTGCGCTGATTGCAGCTG CAAACTGTGATCAACTATCCGTGCTATATGCGCCAAAATCCGTGGAATTCAGTGGTAACAGCCGGTTGGATTCGGAAGCGCTGCCGGAAGTGTTCGGAGCTGCCCTGGGTTACTCCGTGAACCTACCGACAGAATGGGACGGTATGATAATAAAGGATCCGTTCAACACTGCCAACGGTGCTGTGGTAGTTGTTGCCGAAGGACTTGAGTCCGTCGCAGTTGAG GGTGTCAAAAACTATCAATTGGACGGTAATACCGGATCCATTGCATTGAGCGAACTGATTCAAAAATCTGCCGACCATCAGGGTGTCAGCTTCGAGGTTGATCTAAAGGAATCATCCGACAACTTTGCCACTCCGCTCGGTACGGTTCAGCCAGACGATGAGGAGGTGAAGCCGCAACATCTGAAACCAAAATCGAACAAAGCCGATTCGGACTTTTTGCGCCAGATTGCATTCCTGAATGGATTGAGCGATCTGCTCGTCACATCGACCGACCGTATCCCAACCGTCCACATTGTGCGCGTCTCCTTCGAAGCACTGGTCGCCGCACACGAACCGAACTCTCCCGCACTGGAAGAAGCGAAGAAACTGTTCGTTAACGCATTGGCAGGACTAGAGACGGCGTCCGAGAAGGCATTTGACGGTGCGGTTATTGTTGGGCTGGTGACGGCTAGCGAAGGTCAGCTGGTGGTACGCTCGAAGCGACAGGCACAGCAGCCGAAGCAGGAAGAGACTGAC GAAAACCCAATGAACTTGGCCGACAAGTACAACAGCAATTATCCAGTCATCTTTAACATCATTCTGTGGTTTAGCGTCGTGCTAGTGTTCTCGCTGCTTGCTATCTCGATCGTGATTGGCACAATGGATCCGGGTCGCGATTCCATCATCTACCGTATGACATCGACCAGAATGAAGAAGGATAACTAA